In the Roseibium sp. HPY-6 genome, one interval contains:
- a CDS encoding FAD-dependent monooxygenase, which produces MSEFGKLKIAIVGGSLSGCIAATLLFRTGHEVTVLERSRSGLLGRGGGLTTSRTVLEELKSLDLLDADFAASPFHTLKMSKLSEENAYVGRCPLTRPIDMHCVNWGGFWQNLRKRVPDEIYFQGKTVSQAEETNGCVSLTLEDGSTEAYDLVVFADGYRSAGRKLLFPDIDLSYRGYFVWRGVLPESEVSDSDPLNDHPRYSYKNIDGSFVSFIIPDSSGSMIPGERIINWAAYIPLPAEDLPEFMMDNDGHVRSGSIPSGAMRPEQDTDLKALMTEQLPSYYGEILNKSQGNQIQLIYSCALPAYRKGRMCLVGDAGMMVQPMTGAGVFKGFSNARDLVDALGSGKDLDSALESWSIRQTRVAHRMLEMGHEMEQAFIWNTIDLAKASPEECELWWEKSIRVPEEFSYFAT; this is translated from the coding sequence ATGAGCGAATTCGGGAAGTTGAAAATAGCGATTGTCGGCGGGTCTCTATCAGGCTGTATTGCGGCAACGCTCCTCTTTCGTACCGGACACGAAGTCACCGTTCTGGAGCGGTCGCGCAGCGGCCTTTTGGGCCGTGGCGGAGGGCTGACCACATCGCGCACCGTTCTTGAGGAACTCAAGTCACTCGACCTGCTTGACGCCGACTTTGCCGCATCTCCGTTCCACACGCTGAAAATGTCGAAACTTTCGGAAGAAAATGCCTATGTCGGCCGCTGTCCGCTGACCCGGCCAATCGACATGCATTGCGTCAACTGGGGCGGCTTCTGGCAGAATCTGCGTAAACGCGTTCCGGACGAAATCTATTTCCAGGGAAAGACCGTCTCGCAGGCGGAGGAAACGAACGGGTGCGTATCGCTGACCCTGGAGGATGGCAGCACGGAAGCCTACGACCTTGTGGTCTTTGCCGACGGCTACCGCTCGGCAGGCCGGAAGCTCCTGTTCCCCGATATTGACCTGTCTTATCGCGGCTATTTCGTCTGGAGGGGAGTGCTGCCGGAAAGTGAAGTGAGCGATTCCGATCCGCTGAACGATCATCCGCGATATTCCTACAAGAATATCGATGGCAGTTTCGTATCCTTCATCATTCCTGACAGCAGCGGCTCAATGATCCCAGGTGAGCGCATCATCAACTGGGCGGCCTATATTCCGTTGCCCGCTGAAGATCTGCCGGAATTCATGATGGATAATGACGGCCACGTGCGGAGCGGGTCCATTCCATCCGGTGCCATGCGCCCCGAGCAGGACACTGACCTCAAGGCGTTGATGACGGAGCAATTGCCAAGCTACTACGGTGAAATTCTCAACAAGTCGCAGGGCAACCAGATCCAGCTTATCTACTCTTGCGCACTGCCCGCCTACCGGAAGGGGCGCATGTGCCTGGTCGGTGATGCCGGCATGATGGTGCAGCCGATGACGGGCGCCGGCGTCTTCAAAGGGTTTTCGAATGCCCGCGACCTGGTCGACGCTCTTGGCAGTGGAAAGGATCTCGACAGCGCCCTTGAAAGCTGGTCGATCCGACAGACCCGCGTTGCCCACCGGATGCTCGAGATGGGCCACGAAATGGAGCAGGCCTTTATCTGGAACACAATCGATTTGGCCAAGGCGAGCCCGGAGGAATGCGAGCTTTGGTGGGAGAAATCCATCCGGGTGCCGGAGGAGTTTTCGTACTTCGCCACGTAA
- a CDS encoding LacI family DNA-binding transcriptional regulator, whose product MTKNKKRRTLKDVAEAANVSEMTVSRVLRKSGTVSAGTRKTVLAAIDRLGYVENRMAGSLATARSNQVAVIIPSLSNHVFTEVLSGISEMLDREGYQAVVGVSDYSIAKEEELVYSMMSWRPAGFVVSNVRHSPKTRNVLLNADIPVVEIMNLPEDPIEMCVGLNHAEAGQALAAYMITKKYRRFGYVGWNESDYAAAIRFQAIKAELERHGFGIFAPDLFNRPPNLAAGKSGLIRLLEQAPDRDAVFFSNDTAATGGLMHCLQAGISVPDRLAIAGFSGLESGQNLPKRLTTILTNRYETGRRAARNILQQLSNTPVSLRWDMGFELIEGETG is encoded by the coding sequence TTGACTAAAAACAAAAAACGTAGAACTTTGAAGGACGTAGCCGAAGCGGCCAACGTTTCCGAAATGACCGTTTCAAGGGTTCTGCGTAAATCCGGCACTGTCTCGGCTGGAACCAGGAAGACGGTTCTGGCTGCGATTGACAGGCTGGGTTATGTCGAAAACCGGATGGCGGGATCGCTCGCGACAGCGCGATCCAACCAGGTCGCCGTGATCATTCCGTCCCTGTCCAATCATGTCTTCACCGAAGTCCTGAGCGGGATCTCGGAGATGCTGGATCGGGAAGGATACCAGGCCGTTGTCGGCGTTTCCGACTACAGCATCGCGAAGGAAGAAGAGCTTGTTTATTCGATGATGTCCTGGCGTCCGGCTGGCTTTGTGGTGTCCAACGTTCGTCACTCGCCGAAAACCCGAAATGTGCTGCTCAATGCCGATATTCCCGTTGTGGAAATCATGAACCTGCCGGAAGACCCGATAGAAATGTGTGTGGGGCTCAATCACGCCGAAGCCGGCCAGGCATTGGCCGCCTATATGATCACCAAAAAATACCGGCGATTTGGCTATGTGGGCTGGAACGAAAGCGACTATGCTGCAGCAATCCGCTTTCAGGCGATCAAGGCTGAACTCGAACGTCACGGCTTCGGCATCTTCGCACCGGATCTTTTCAACCGTCCCCCAAACCTGGCCGCCGGGAAAAGCGGGCTGATACGACTCCTCGAACAGGCACCGGATCGCGACGCCGTTTTCTTTTCCAATGACACCGCGGCAACCGGCGGCTTGATGCACTGTTTGCAAGCCGGAATCTCAGTTCCGGATCGCCTGGCCATTGCAGGGTTCAGCGGACTTGAAAGCGGACAGAACCTGCCGAAGCGTCTGACAACCATTCTCACCAACCGCTACGAAACCGGGCGCCGCGCCGCCCGCAATATTCTCCAGCAACTTTCCAACACGCCTGTAAGCCTTCGGTGGGACATGGGCTTTGAACTCATCGAAGGCGAAACAGGATGA
- a CDS encoding LysR family transcriptional regulator, whose amino-acid sequence MKRNQLSDMSVFVEVARVKGFRAAAENLKLKAGSVSEAVQRFEDRLGVRLFERSTRSVALTPAGEQLYRRSLPAITDLETAIRELDALKDSVAGTLRISAPYSAGAFFLDGLLSEYALLYPDVAVELIYDDAKVDLVEAGVDVAIRSNTLLEPDTHALPIGPELRMAIVASRSYLERAGVPASPEHILDHEGICFAFGRGDRMAPWMFEGKDGLYSVMPRPRMVVNDLRALLTYARAGLGLAYVYADMAEADLATGDLIAVLPGAVPSLPRYSLNYRSKKHMPRRLRAFVDLAKKTRGKLPGSSDF is encoded by the coding sequence ATGAAACGCAATCAGCTCAGCGACATGTCCGTGTTCGTCGAAGTGGCCCGCGTGAAAGGTTTCAGGGCGGCGGCTGAAAACCTGAAGCTCAAGGCAGGATCTGTCAGCGAGGCCGTGCAGAGGTTTGAAGACCGCCTGGGTGTGCGATTGTTCGAACGCTCCACACGCTCCGTCGCGCTGACGCCGGCAGGAGAGCAACTTTACCGGCGGAGCCTTCCGGCGATCACGGACCTGGAAACAGCGATACGCGAGCTCGACGCGCTCAAAGACAGCGTTGCCGGAACCCTGCGCATTTCCGCACCCTACAGTGCGGGCGCGTTTTTTCTGGACGGTCTTTTGAGCGAATACGCGTTGCTTTATCCCGATGTCGCGGTCGAACTGATTTACGATGATGCGAAGGTCGATCTGGTCGAAGCAGGTGTCGATGTGGCGATCAGATCCAATACCCTTCTGGAACCGGATACCCATGCTCTGCCGATTGGCCCCGAGCTGCGCATGGCAATTGTCGCTTCCCGTTCTTATCTGGAGCGGGCGGGAGTTCCGGCGTCTCCCGAACACATTCTTGATCACGAGGGAATTTGCTTTGCCTTCGGCCGCGGTGACCGGATGGCTCCCTGGATGTTCGAGGGCAAGGACGGCCTTTACAGCGTGATGCCGCGGCCGCGCATGGTCGTAAATGATCTCAGGGCGCTTTTGACCTATGCCCGGGCGGGCCTTGGTCTTGCCTATGTCTATGCCGACATGGCCGAAGCGGATCTTGCAACAGGCGATCTCATTGCCGTTCTGCCCGGAGCGGTCCCCTCCCTGCCGCGCTATTCACTGAATTACCGCAGCAAGAAGCACATGCCGCGCAGGCTCCGGGCTTTTGTTGATCTGGCAAAGAAAACGCGCGGGAAGTTGCCGGGATCCTCTGACTTTTAA
- a CDS encoding DUF4440 domain-containing protein yields MDDKDAVMAALNDWMEGLDSGDLERMVRTCDPEVVVCNERQPTTVGMQAIRDKYGPRIEANTFRSGFEIEHFKVYGNQALLVGHFTVEFTDKETGRTGGGEGRLVLTYRKHPDGAWKLLLDIDNNDERNAA; encoded by the coding sequence ATGGACGACAAAGACGCCGTAATGGCGGCGCTTAACGACTGGATGGAAGGACTGGATAGCGGCGATCTGGAGCGGATGGTCAGGACCTGCGACCCGGAAGTCGTCGTCTGCAATGAACGGCAGCCGACAACAGTCGGCATGCAGGCAATCCGGGACAAATACGGGCCTCGCATCGAAGCCAACACCTTCAGATCCGGCTTCGAGATCGAACATTTCAAGGTCTATGGCAATCAGGCGCTGTTGGTCGGCCATTTCACGGTCGAGTTTACGGACAAGGAAACAGGCCGGACAGGCGGTGGCGAGGGACGGCTTGTCCTGACCTATCGCAAGCATCCTGACGGAGCCTGGAAACTGCTGCTCGATATCGACAACAATGACGAACGCAACGCGGCCTGA
- a CDS encoding nuclear transport factor 2 family protein yields MTEHGRIAHRPRDIADCVSAYLEDGDIDGIISMFHPDCLIFFPPDQPPKSGTAGARAAFAELLEVRPRIESDVTSEVIVGDTAMLCATWRVLAPDGTVMAEGRSTEVAKRLANGGWGYLIDCPYGPPPLRTEVFAGAADH; encoded by the coding sequence ATGACGGAACACGGCAGAATTGCGCACCGGCCAAGAGATATTGCCGATTGCGTAAGCGCTTATCTTGAGGACGGTGATATCGATGGCATCATATCGATGTTTCACCCCGACTGCCTGATCTTCTTCCCGCCGGACCAGCCCCCAAAATCCGGGACTGCGGGTGCACGCGCCGCGTTCGCAGAGCTGCTGGAGGTCAGGCCCAGGATCGAAAGCGACGTCACCAGCGAAGTGATCGTTGGCGATACAGCCATGTTGTGCGCGACATGGCGTGTTTTAGCTCCCGATGGCACCGTGATGGCAGAAGGCCGCTCCACCGAGGTGGCAAAACGGCTCGCCAATGGCGGCTGGGGATACCTGATCGACTGCCCCTACGGCCCACCTCCGCTCAGGACAGAAGTGTTTGCAGGAGCGGCGGACCACTAA
- a CDS encoding VPLPA-CTERM sorting domain-containing protein — translation MAIGKATHSAVHEFTVGSWQDEIDQSQAFSTLLIGIRLEKKINLELRRAQETVELCFVLKWSRNKATRMATESIVTLRTLLKAIIFSTWAVSAQAAPVTWELDLQFEDNGTAAGSFVWDSDLNAATAWSISVSGGLFSGGQVLPGDTFSNDSAGHVASVFTQNGFSFIEFRTEDVTYFNGPDRERVLRLGLGFSGLDVLDTAVALLPLVADTVNQFSLTSTGFLDCGNCSPVRNGNEGSFISSPSRTPVPVPLPASLPLLLAGIGALGLVRKFSK, via the coding sequence GTGGCGATTGGCAAAGCCACCCACTCAGCAGTCCACGAATTTACTGTTGGATCCTGGCAAGACGAAATCGATCAATCGCAGGCGTTTTCTACGCTTCTGATCGGCATTCGTCTGGAGAAGAAGATCAATCTTGAGCTCAGACGAGCTCAGGAAACAGTAGAACTTTGCTTCGTTCTGAAGTGGAGCCGCAACAAAGCAACACGCATGGCGACGGAGAGCATCGTGACACTCAGAACACTTCTCAAAGCGATCATTTTCAGCACATGGGCGGTTTCCGCCCAGGCAGCCCCGGTCACCTGGGAGCTGGACCTGCAGTTCGAGGACAATGGCACGGCTGCCGGCAGCTTCGTTTGGGATAGCGACCTCAACGCTGCGACCGCCTGGAGCATATCTGTCTCCGGCGGATTGTTCAGCGGCGGGCAGGTTCTACCCGGAGACACCTTCAGCAATGACAGCGCGGGCCACGTTGCCTCGGTGTTTACGCAAAACGGCTTCAGTTTCATTGAGTTCCGCACCGAGGATGTCACATATTTCAACGGACCGGACCGCGAACGGGTATTGCGTCTCGGTCTTGGCTTCAGCGGTCTCGACGTTCTCGATACGGCTGTCGCTCTTTTGCCCCTGGTGGCCGATACCGTGAACCAGTTCTCGCTCACCAGCACCGGGTTTCTCGATTGCGGGAACTGTTCCCCGGTCCGTAACGGGAATGAAGGCAGCTTCATCAGTTCGCCCTCACGGACACCGGTGCCGGTGCCACTGCCGGCTTCGCTGCCGCTCCTGCTCGCGGGCATCGGAGCCCTTGGACTGGTCCGAAAATTCAGCAAGTGA
- a CDS encoding TIGR02302 family protein — protein MSPKDSDQDSERHSSPDASGWRRFIHARLDTLIKQSRSALFVERVWRALMPVLVVTGIYVGLSWLGLWLVLPVWLGLAGIVLFAAALVWASADLFRLRWPSREDGLSRVEKSSGRDHRPLTTLEDELSVGSENAESRAIWALHQRRTAEAVASIRSKAPDPQAYRRDPWALRVLAASLLIIGFTTASGDHLGRLASAFQNPFKTVEPPSRLDAWVTPPIYTSEPPVYLTGESAQLRDPGAPVSVPEGSVLVVRSQGVRAVGMTFAGPFDTEPRVIEPDETSEDTDAELAKLLPVERRLTLETTGVVELLDGEEPFLKFAFDVRPDDAPEIRLTDDPEEQLSGALKFSYLVNDDYGVVSAEARITPLPNPDHQDRVPRPLVDAPQFPLSLPARTGTAKTAETIRDLTSHPWAGSEVDLTLLARDQASQEGYSPAYRITLPQRRFSKPLARAIVEQRRNLALDAQNHAQVITAMDALMLAPDLFDIRARNYLGMRFAYGELVQAQSDEDLKAMLPLLWDLALSIEDGDLSAAERKLRDAQEALRKALEEGASDEEIAKLTQELREALNEYMQALAEQMRQNPQAMQPFDGNQQTLNQQDLSEMLDRIEELARTGSRDAARELLAQMQQMLENLQAGRPQMMPNGMNSEMMEMLNQLGEMIQQQQQLMDETHNFNQDQQRQRGGQQQQQQGQQQQGQGQQLTQEQLEQMLQQLQQGQGNLAQQLQELMEQLGQNGMGQNEALGQAGESMGDAQQSLGEGQGQQALGQQGDALDALRRGAQSMTEQMMGQGEGAGNPNGPSPIDEDPLGRPRRTEGPDFNNRVQIPDEIDVQRARRILEELRRRFSDPSRPQLELDYLERLLKRY, from the coding sequence TTGAGCCCGAAAGACAGCGATCAGGATTCCGAACGGCATTCCAGTCCGGACGCGTCCGGCTGGCGCCGGTTTATCCATGCACGCCTTGATACGCTCATAAAGCAAAGCCGCTCTGCTCTTTTCGTTGAGCGTGTCTGGCGCGCTCTTATGCCCGTGCTCGTCGTGACCGGTATCTACGTCGGGCTCTCGTGGCTGGGCTTGTGGCTGGTGCTTCCCGTCTGGCTGGGTCTGGCGGGTATCGTGTTGTTTGCGGCAGCGCTGGTCTGGGCGTCCGCCGATCTGTTCCGGCTGCGCTGGCCGTCACGCGAAGACGGGCTGTCTCGCGTTGAAAAGTCCTCCGGGCGCGACCACCGGCCTTTGACGACCCTCGAAGACGAACTTTCCGTTGGAAGCGAGAACGCGGAAAGCCGCGCTATCTGGGCACTCCACCAGCGCCGGACGGCCGAAGCCGTTGCATCGATCCGCTCCAAGGCACCGGATCCGCAAGCCTATCGCCGCGATCCCTGGGCTTTGAGGGTTCTTGCCGCCAGCCTGCTGATCATCGGCTTCACGACCGCAAGCGGCGATCATCTCGGACGGCTTGCTTCGGCATTTCAAAATCCCTTCAAGACGGTGGAACCGCCTAGCCGGCTTGATGCTTGGGTCACGCCACCGATCTACACCAGCGAACCACCGGTTTACCTGACGGGCGAAAGTGCGCAGCTGCGCGATCCGGGGGCACCTGTTTCCGTGCCTGAAGGGTCTGTTCTGGTCGTAAGATCGCAAGGGGTGCGCGCGGTCGGCATGACATTTGCCGGGCCGTTCGACACGGAACCGCGCGTCATTGAGCCGGATGAGACATCGGAAGACACTGATGCGGAACTTGCAAAGCTGCTTCCCGTCGAACGGCGCCTTACACTCGAAACAACCGGCGTGGTCGAACTGCTGGACGGCGAAGAACCGTTCCTGAAATTCGCATTCGACGTCAGGCCGGACGATGCTCCGGAAATCCGCCTGACGGACGACCCTGAAGAGCAGCTCAGCGGCGCGCTGAAATTCTCCTATCTGGTGAATGATGATTACGGCGTGGTCTCTGCGGAAGCACGCATTACACCGCTTCCCAATCCGGACCACCAGGACCGTGTTCCGCGCCCGCTGGTCGATGCACCGCAGTTTCCCTTGTCATTGCCCGCGCGTACCGGCACGGCAAAGACCGCTGAGACAATCCGCGATCTGACATCGCATCCCTGGGCCGGCTCGGAAGTGGATCTGACGCTTCTGGCGCGCGATCAGGCATCCCAGGAAGGCTATTCACCCGCCTATCGCATCACGCTGCCGCAGCGCCGGTTCAGCAAACCGCTGGCGCGGGCCATTGTAGAGCAACGGCGGAACCTGGCCCTCGACGCTCAGAACCATGCGCAGGTCATTACCGCCATGGATGCGCTGATGCTTGCGCCGGACCTGTTCGATATCAGGGCGCGCAACTATCTCGGGATGCGGTTTGCCTATGGCGAACTGGTCCAGGCGCAGTCTGATGAGGATCTGAAGGCAATGCTGCCGCTCCTCTGGGATCTCGCGCTTTCCATTGAAGACGGCGATCTTTCGGCAGCCGAAAGAAAACTGCGCGACGCACAAGAGGCCTTGCGCAAAGCGCTTGAAGAAGGTGCGAGCGATGAAGAGATCGCCAAGCTGACACAGGAGCTGCGCGAAGCACTCAACGAATACATGCAGGCCCTTGCCGAGCAGATGCGGCAGAATCCGCAGGCCATGCAGCCGTTCGATGGAAACCAGCAGACCCTCAATCAGCAGGATCTGAGCGAGATGCTGGACCGCATCGAGGAACTGGCGCGCACAGGTTCGCGCGATGCGGCGCGGGAGCTTCTGGCCCAGATGCAGCAGATGCTAGAAAACCTGCAGGCCGGCCGTCCGCAGATGATGCCCAATGGCATGAACAGCGAGATGATGGAAATGCTCAACCAGCTGGGTGAAATGATCCAGCAGCAGCAGCAGTTGATGGACGAAACCCATAATTTCAACCAGGACCAGCAACGCCAGCGTGGTGGCCAACAGCAACAGCAGCAAGGACAACAACAGCAAGGTCAGGGCCAGCAACTGACCCAGGAGCAGCTCGAACAGATGCTGCAACAGCTGCAGCAGGGCCAGGGCAATCTGGCGCAACAGCTTCAGGAGCTTATGGAACAGCTCGGCCAGAATGGTATGGGCCAGAATGAGGCGCTCGGACAGGCCGGGGAATCCATGGGCGACGCACAGCAGTCCCTCGGCGAAGGTCAGGGGCAGCAGGCGCTTGGCCAGCAAGGCGATGCGCTTGATGCGCTCCGGCGCGGCGCGCAGAGCATGACCGAGCAGATGATGGGTCAGGGCGAAGGTGCCGGCAACCCGAACGGACCGTCGCCAATAGATGAGGATCCACTTGGACGCCCGCGCAGGACGGAAGGACCCGATTTCAACAACCGTGTCCAGATTCCGGACGAGATCGACGTCCAGCGTGCCCGGCGTATCCTGGAAGAATTGCGCAGGCGCTTTTCCGATCCGTCCCGGCCCCAGTTGGAACTGGATTATCTTGAGCGGCTCTTGAAGCGGTACTGA
- the lysA gene encoding diaminopimelate decarboxylase, with translation MHHFNYRNGVLYAEDVPVEDIAREVGTPFYCYSTATLTRHYQVFSSAFDEIPSLVCYAMKANSNQAVLATLAKLGAGMDVVSEGELRRARAAGVPADRIVFSGVGKTEAEQAYALEEDILCFNVESEPELHQLSRVASEMGRTARVSMRINPDVDAKTHAKIATGKAENKFGIPWQSAGAVYAQAASLPGIEVTGIDMHIGSQITELEPFDNAFARLGELISELRAHGHKIDHVDLGGGLGIPYVSDNDPPPHPDAYAEVVKKHVRELDCKVMFEPGRLIAGNAGILVTKVIYVKEGGDKTFVIVDGAMNDLIRPTLYDAHHEIRPVQEDDGRRERIRADIVGPVCETGDFLAQDRDMANVSAGDILAIYSAGAYGAVQSSTYNTRLLVPEVLVNADQFAVVRPRQSYEELLGLDRIPDWLKAS, from the coding sequence TTGCATCATTTCAATTACAGGAACGGAGTTTTATACGCGGAAGACGTTCCGGTCGAAGACATCGCCCGCGAAGTCGGGACGCCGTTCTATTGCTATTCGACCGCGACGCTGACCCGTCACTATCAGGTGTTTTCTTCCGCCTTTGACGAAATTCCTTCGCTTGTCTGCTACGCGATGAAGGCGAATTCCAATCAGGCCGTCCTGGCAACGCTTGCGAAACTCGGCGCTGGCATGGACGTGGTCTCCGAAGGCGAGCTGCGCCGTGCACGCGCCGCCGGCGTGCCCGCTGACCGGATCGTCTTCTCAGGTGTCGGTAAAACCGAGGCGGAACAGGCTTATGCGCTTGAAGAAGACATTTTGTGCTTCAACGTTGAATCGGAGCCGGAGTTGCACCAGCTGTCGCGCGTCGCGAGCGAAATGGGACGGACCGCGCGCGTTTCCATGCGCATCAATCCGGATGTCGATGCCAAGACCCACGCCAAGATCGCGACCGGAAAGGCCGAAAACAAATTCGGAATTCCCTGGCAGAGCGCGGGCGCCGTTTACGCGCAGGCAGCAAGCCTCCCGGGCATCGAAGTCACCGGCATCGACATGCATATCGGCTCACAGATCACTGAGCTGGAACCTTTCGACAACGCATTCGCGCGCCTGGGCGAGCTAATTTCGGAGCTGCGCGCGCATGGACACAAGATCGATCATGTCGATCTCGGCGGCGGTCTCGGCATTCCTTATGTCAGCGACAACGACCCGCCACCGCACCCTGACGCTTATGCGGAGGTGGTCAAGAAACACGTTCGGGAGCTCGACTGCAAAGTGATGTTCGAGCCGGGCCGCCTGATTGCGGGCAATGCCGGTATCCTGGTTACGAAGGTCATTTATGTTAAAGAAGGCGGTGACAAGACGTTCGTTATTGTCGACGGTGCGATGAATGACCTGATCCGGCCAACGCTTTATGATGCTCACCACGAAATCCGCCCGGTTCAGGAAGATGACGGCCGGCGGGAGCGAATCAGGGCGGATATTGTCGGGCCCGTCTGCGAGACAGGCGACTTTCTGGCGCAGGACCGCGACATGGCAAATGTGTCAGCTGGGGATATTCTGGCGATCTATTCCGCGGGCGCTTATGGAGCTGTCCAGTCAAGCACGTATAATACCCGCCTGCTGGTGCCCGAAGTCCTCGTAAACGCTGATCAATTCGCGGTCGTGCGGCCCCGCCAAAGCTATGAAGAGCTCCTTGGCCTGGACCGGATACCGGACTGGCTCAAGGCTTCGTGA
- a CDS encoding lipoprotein produces the protein MTTRFKILALIGLCLSLTLAGCGRKGDLDVPGTPAAPENSAVDPADTAAVATAEIEPEVDEDPFFLDFLIK, from the coding sequence ATGACGACCCGGTTCAAGATCCTGGCGCTGATCGGTCTCTGCCTGAGCCTGACCCTTGCGGGGTGCGGCCGCAAAGGCGATCTGGATGTCCCTGGCACGCCGGCAGCGCCTGAAAACAGCGCTGTCGACCCGGCTGATACGGCTGCAGTTGCGACTGCCGAGATCGAACCGGAAGTTGATGAGGACCCGTTCTTTCTGGACTTCCTCATCAAATGA
- the argH gene encoding argininosuccinate lyase: MSNRMWGGRFAEGPDAIMEEINASIDYDRRLYRQDIDGSKAHVRMLAEKEIVTRDDADKIVEGLDTILSEIEKGDFKFSRALEDIHMNIEARLAELIGPAAGRLHTARSRNDQVATDFRLWVRDTLDTLDEQLGELMQVLAAKAETHAADVMPGFTHLQSAQPVTFGHHLLAYVEMFSRDRGRVRDARKRMNECPLGSAALAGTSFPIDRKMTAEALGFDRPSANSLDAVSDRDFVIEALAAASLTAMHLSRLAEEIVVWCSAQFGFVKLSDKFSTGSSIMPQKKNPDAAELVRAKTGRIYGSLQALLVMMKGLPLAYSKDMQEDKEQAFDGLASVSLAIAAMTGMVRDLEPVTKNMKKAAGSGYSTATDLADWLVRVLGMPFRDAHHVTGKIVGLAVEKGIELHKVPLDQMQQVDPKITEEVYSVLSVDKSVRSRTSLGGTAPANVRKQARRWLKDLAKA, encoded by the coding sequence ATGAGCAATCGCATGTGGGGAGGCCGGTTTGCCGAAGGACCGGACGCCATAATGGAGGAAATCAACGCCTCCATCGACTACGACCGAAGGTTATATAGGCAAGACATTGACGGCTCGAAAGCCCATGTGCGCATGCTCGCTGAAAAAGAGATTGTTACGCGCGACGATGCCGACAAGATCGTCGAGGGTCTAGACACAATTCTGTCAGAGATCGAAAAAGGCGACTTCAAGTTTTCCCGGGCGCTTGAAGACATTCACATGAATATCGAAGCGCGCCTGGCCGAGTTGATTGGGCCCGCCGCCGGCCGGCTGCATACCGCGCGTTCGCGGAACGATCAGGTGGCGACTGATTTCCGGCTTTGGGTCCGCGACACGCTCGATACGCTGGACGAGCAGCTGGGCGAACTGATGCAGGTACTTGCGGCAAAGGCTGAAACCCATGCGGCGGATGTCATGCCGGGTTTCACACACCTGCAATCCGCTCAGCCGGTCACGTTCGGGCACCATCTGCTGGCCTATGTCGAGATGTTCTCCCGCGATCGTGGCCGTGTCCGGGATGCGCGCAAGCGTATGAATGAGTGCCCGCTCGGTTCGGCCGCCCTGGCCGGAACGTCCTTTCCGATTGACCGGAAAATGACCGCGGAAGCGCTCGGATTCGACCGTCCATCCGCGAACTCCCTGGATGCGGTTTCGGATCGGGATTTCGTTATCGAAGCATTGGCGGCCGCCTCGCTCACCGCAATGCATTTGTCGCGGCTGGCGGAAGAGATCGTCGTCTGGTGTTCGGCTCAATTCGGGTTTGTGAAACTCTCCGACAAGTTTTCGACCGGGTCGTCGATCATGCCGCAGAAGAAAAATCCGGATGCGGCGGAACTCGTGCGCGCCAAGACGGGCCGTATCTACGGATCGCTGCAGGCACTTCTGGTCATGATGAAGGGTCTTCCTCTCGCCTATTCGAAGGACATGCAGGAAGACAAGGAACAGGCGTTCGACGGTCTTGCCAGCGTGTCCCTCGCGATTGCAGCTATGACCGGCATGGTGCGCGATCTTGAACCGGTCACAAAGAACATGAAGAAAGCCGCGGGTTCGGGTTATTCCACCGCCACTGATCTGGCAGACTGGCTTGTCCGCGTGCTGGGAATGCCCTTCCGCGACGCGCATCACGTGACAGGCAAGATCGTCGGTCTCGCTGTCGAAAAGGGCATCGAACTGCACAAGGTTCCGCTCGACCAGATGCAACAGGTCGACCCGAAAATTACCGAAGAAGTCTACTCGGTTCTGTCAGTCGACAAGTCGGTCCGAAGCCGGACAAGTCTTGGGGGAACCGCGCCGGCCAACGTGCGCAAGCAGGCGCGCCGCTGGCTCAAAGACCTTGCAAAGGCATAG